A region from the Caldisalinibacter kiritimatiensis genome encodes:
- a CDS encoding NUDIX hydrolase encodes MDLQYIEAKIKNREPKELGINAKYAVLLPLIKVDNQLHILYQVRAYDLDVQPGEVCFPGGRVEQGEGLQEAAIRETYEELGIDIDKIKIIGELDYVVTPYNFSLHPFLGVLEDIDIKDMNLNKDEVHKVFTVPIEYFKNNTPKLHKIKIKVDVEEDFPFYLIPEGRQYKWRTGKYPVYFYQYQDYIIWGMTARITKNFIDTVYNI; translated from the coding sequence TTGGACTTACAATACATAGAAGCAAAAATAAAAAATAGAGAGCCTAAAGAACTAGGAATAAACGCTAAATACGCAGTTTTGCTACCTCTTATAAAAGTCGACAACCAACTACATATATTGTATCAAGTAAGAGCTTATGACCTTGATGTTCAACCGGGGGAAGTGTGCTTTCCTGGTGGAAGGGTAGAGCAGGGAGAGGGATTACAAGAAGCTGCAATTAGAGAAACCTATGAAGAATTAGGGATTGACATAGATAAGATTAAAATAATAGGAGAGTTAGATTATGTAGTAACACCATATAATTTTTCACTTCATCCATTTTTAGGTGTATTAGAAGACATTGATATAAAGGATATGAATTTAAATAAAGATGAGGTACATAAAGTATTTACAGTGCCTATAGAGTATTTTAAAAATAATACACCTAAGTTACATAAAATAAAAATAAAAGTAGATGTAGAAGAGGATTTTCCTTTTTATTTAATACCAGAAGGAAGACAATATAAGTGGAGAACTGGAAAATATCCTGTTTATTTTTATCAATATCAAGACTACATTATATGGGGAATGACAGCTAGAATTACTAAGAACTTTATTGATACTGTTTATAATATTTAA
- a CDS encoding MATE family efflux transporter, which yields MDFSEKRDLILNGKMTKVILTLSGPIMLNNFIQTIYNLADTFWVSQLGSTEVAAIQLVWPVIFFIMALGLGVSIGGTALISQYTGSHNLEEASDIAGQLLSFSFIFSLIFGILGGLSAPYIVKAMGGTGDLFYNATAFLRIIFFGMPTMFIFFSFNAIKQGLGDTVTPMKYGAYSVILNIILDPIFIFVLNLDIQGAAYATVLSRGLFASIAVYRLFTIPNGIKLNLSHLHINKDVLLKIVKVGLPSSIGQSTAALGFIVLNMFILSFGESTLTAFGIGNRINSLILMPAMGIGSALATVVGQNLGADNVDRAKLAVKTSAILSTIFLVIGGAIIFILSGYIIKFFNPTPEVLEQGTYYLKLISAALPLMGFFQIFIGTFQGSGHTISAMIITMGRLWGLRIPLIVIFKNFANLGPNSVWYAMILSNLIICLVGLGIYSTGRWQKKIIKKRSL from the coding sequence ATGGATTTTTCTGAAAAAAGAGATTTAATATTGAATGGTAAAATGACTAAGGTTATATTAACATTATCAGGACCTATAATGTTAAATAACTTTATCCAAACTATATACAACTTAGCAGATACCTTTTGGGTAAGTCAGCTAGGGTCAACTGAAGTTGCAGCAATACAACTTGTTTGGCCTGTTATATTCTTTATAATGGCTTTAGGATTAGGGGTTTCTATTGGTGGTACAGCTTTAATATCTCAATATACAGGGTCTCATAATTTAGAAGAAGCATCTGATATTGCAGGTCAATTATTATCATTTTCATTTATTTTTTCATTAATTTTTGGAATATTAGGAGGACTTTCCGCTCCATATATAGTTAAGGCTATGGGTGGTACCGGTGACCTTTTCTATAATGCAACTGCATTTTTAAGAATAATATTTTTCGGTATGCCAACCATGTTTATTTTCTTTTCCTTTAATGCTATTAAGCAGGGATTAGGAGATACTGTTACTCCTATGAAATATGGAGCATATTCAGTTATTCTAAATATTATATTAGACCCTATATTTATTTTCGTTTTAAATCTTGATATACAAGGGGCTGCATATGCTACTGTTTTATCAAGAGGACTTTTTGCTTCAATAGCTGTATATAGATTATTCACTATCCCTAACGGAATAAAACTTAATTTGTCCCATTTGCATATAAACAAAGATGTTTTACTAAAGATAGTAAAGGTAGGATTACCTTCATCTATAGGTCAATCGACTGCAGCTCTCGGCTTTATTGTACTTAATATGTTCATACTTTCTTTTGGAGAATCGACCTTAACAGCTTTCGGAATTGGAAATAGAATAAACTCTTTAATTTTAATGCCTGCAATGGGGATAGGTAGTGCCCTTGCAACTGTAGTAGGTCAAAACCTTGGAGCAGATAACGTTGATAGAGCAAAATTAGCAGTAAAAACTAGTGCAATTCTATCTACAATATTTTTAGTAATTGGCGGTGCTATAATTTTTATATTATCTGGATATATAATAAAATTTTTCAATCCTACTCCAGAGGTTTTAGAGCAAGGAACATATTATCTTAAGCTTATATCAGCTGCTTTACCACTTATGGGGTTCTTTCAAATATTCATTGGAACTTTCCAAGGCTCAGGTCATACAATTTCAGCTATGATTATTACTATGGGTAGACTATGGGGTCTTAGAATTCCTTTAATTGTTATATTTAAAAACTTTGCTAATCTAGGTCCAAACTCCGTATGGTATGCAATGATACTAAGTAATTTAATTATATGCTTAGTTGGATTAGGTATATATTCAACAGGAAGATGGCAAAAGAAAATCATAAAAAAAAGGTCCCTATAA
- a CDS encoding DUF5362 family protein, which translates to MENTNQPNYTVPNTDTLINLSKWTGFVGIMTIIGGALTCLGAIGTFGISLIPGIITIILGVKLRKAKTSIDSYINGNGNELNNVFDSLGVYFKIQGILIIISLVIAVIGLIFGGLMLANFMGNLPY; encoded by the coding sequence ATGGAAAATACAAACCAACCAAATTATACAGTTCCTAATACTGATACACTTATAAACCTTAGTAAATGGACTGGTTTTGTAGGAATAATGACTATCATTGGGGGAGCATTAACTTGTTTAGGAGCTATAGGCACTTTTGGTATTTCTTTGATACCTGGAATCATTACAATTATATTAGGAGTAAAACTCAGAAAAGCTAAAACTTCAATTGATAGTTACATTAATGGTAATGGTAACGAATTAAACAACGTATTTGATAGTCTTGGTGTTTACTTCAAAATTCAAGGAATCTTGATTATAATATCCCTAGTAATAGCTGTAATTGGTCTTATATTTGGTGGATTGATGCTAGCTAACTTTATGGGTAATTTACCTTATTAG
- a CDS encoding THUMP domain-containing class I SAM-dependent RNA methyltransferase produces MGKIELIATTTFGLEAVVKRELLNLGYEDLKVENGKVTFIGDESDIAKANLWLRSADRVLLKMGEFKALSFEELFEKTKALPWDEWITEDGEFTVIGKSVKSQLYSVPDCQSIVKKAVVEKLKTKYNTEWFKEDGPKFTIQVALLKDVATLTIDTSGDGLHKRGYRPKASEAPIKETLASALVQLSYWNKDRLLLDPFCGSGTIPIEAAMIGKNIAPGLHRSFASEKWPRIGKDVWKKARVDALKQINQDVELNIVASDINKGVIEIAKENAFNAGVDDCIEFKVQDATQINIKEKYGVMITNPPYGERLGEKKEVERLYKEMGKVFRKQKTWSNYILTSYENFEKLYGKKADKKRKLFNGKIKVDYYQYYGPRPPKK; encoded by the coding sequence ATGGGAAAAATTGAATTAATAGCAACTACAACCTTTGGATTAGAAGCAGTTGTAAAAAGAGAATTATTAAATTTAGGATATGAAGATTTAAAAGTTGAAAATGGGAAAGTGACCTTTATCGGCGATGAGTCAGATATAGCAAAGGCTAATTTATGGTTAAGGTCTGCCGATAGAGTTTTACTTAAAATGGGTGAATTTAAAGCTTTGTCCTTTGAAGAATTATTTGAGAAAACTAAAGCACTACCGTGGGATGAATGGATAACAGAGGATGGCGAGTTCACAGTTATAGGTAAGTCGGTAAAATCACAGTTATACAGTGTACCAGATTGTCAATCTATAGTTAAAAAGGCTGTAGTTGAAAAACTAAAGACAAAGTATAATACAGAGTGGTTCAAAGAGGATGGTCCTAAGTTTACAATTCAAGTGGCTTTGCTTAAAGATGTAGCTACTTTAACAATAGATACAAGTGGAGATGGATTACATAAGAGAGGATATAGACCTAAGGCTTCTGAAGCTCCTATTAAGGAAACATTAGCTTCAGCATTAGTTCAATTAAGCTATTGGAATAAGGATAGATTACTATTAGACCCATTTTGTGGTTCAGGTACAATACCAATAGAGGCTGCTATGATTGGCAAAAATATAGCACCAGGATTACATAGAAGCTTTGCTTCAGAAAAGTGGCCAAGAATAGGAAAGGACGTATGGAAAAAGGCTAGAGTCGATGCATTAAAACAGATAAATCAAGATGTAGAATTAAATATTGTGGCATCGGATATAAACAAAGGAGTAATAGAGATAGCAAAGGAAAATGCCTTTAATGCAGGCGTTGATGATTGCATTGAGTTTAAAGTACAAGATGCTACTCAGATTAACATAAAAGAAAAGTATGGAGTTATGATAACTAATCCACCGTATGGTGAAAGATTAGGTGAGAAAAAAGAAGTTGAAAGACTTTATAAAGAAATGGGAAAAGTATTTAGAAAACAAAAAACATGGTCCAATTACATACTTACTTCATATGAAAATTTTGAGAAATTATATGGAAAAAAAGCAGATAAGAAAAGAAAATTATTTAACGGTAAAATAAAGGTAGACTATTATCAATACTATGGACCAAGACCCCCGAAAAAATAG
- a CDS encoding class II SORL domain-containing protein: MKSISEFLQTGDWKGEKHVPVINVPENIKADEEFEIKVSVGDEIKHPNKVEHHIAWIKVFFHPEGSKFPVEIGTYNFSAHGEGSIVNEPHVTTKVTLNKSGTIYALSYCNLHGLWENSKEITVK; this comes from the coding sequence ATGAAAAGTATAAGTGAATTTTTACAAACAGGAGATTGGAAAGGTGAAAAACACGTACCAGTTATAAATGTACCTGAAAACATAAAAGCTGATGAAGAATTTGAAATAAAGGTTTCAGTAGGTGATGAAATTAAACATCCTAATAAGGTTGAGCACCATATAGCATGGATTAAAGTATTCTTCCATCCTGAAGGAAGTAAGTTCCCAGTTGAAATAGGAACATATAATTTCTCAGCACATGGTGAAGGAAGTATAGTTAATGAACCTCACGTGACAACAAAAGTGACATTAAACAAATCAGGAACTATATATGCACTAAGCTATTGCAATCTTCATGGCTTATGGGAAAATAGCAAAGAAATAACTGTTAAGTAA
- a CDS encoding tRNA-binding protein, with amino-acid sequence MNITYDDFKKVDMRVGKIIDVKDFPKARQPAYKLWIDFGELGIKKSSAQITKLYKKEELIGKQIIAVVNFPPKQIADFMSEVLVLGVVLNDKEVSLIQPDREVPLGKRIL; translated from the coding sequence ATGAATATTACTTATGATGATTTTAAAAAAGTAGATATGAGGGTTGGTAAGATTATAGACGTTAAAGATTTCCCCAAGGCAAGACAACCAGCATATAAACTGTGGATAGATTTTGGGGAGCTGGGGATAAAAAAGTCAAGTGCTCAAATTACTAAACTGTATAAAAAAGAAGAATTAATAGGTAAACAAATAATAGCAGTAGTTAACTTTCCACCTAAACAAATAGCTGACTTTATGTCAGAAGTATTAGTACTAGGCGTAGTCCTAAATGATAAAGAAGTGTCATTGATTCAACCTGATAGAGAGGTTCCATTAGGTAAGAGGATATTGTAA
- the yfcC gene encoding putative basic amino acid antiporter YfcC: MSTEVKKEKKSRSFRTPDTYVIIFFVVLFAALLTYLVPLGQFDTQEVTFQKADGSEDTRTVPIPESFRIVTNENGNPVKEGVGLFKPFGGVGALNYAFEGLASGSKWGTAVGVVAFILVIGGAFGIILRTGAVEAGILSMIKKTQGKESLIIPILFLLFSAGGAIFGMGEEAIPFAMIVVPIVIAMGYDAITGIMITYVATQIGFATSWQNPFGVAIAQGVSGVPVMSGFWFRFIMWIFFTVVGITYTWIYAKKIKKDLTKSVSYESDAFYREDFKGKEHIDVKFELGHALVLLTILLGVIWVVWGVVKHAYYIPSIASQFFIMGLVAGIIGVIFKLNDMTLNDIATSFRDGAKDLVGAALVVGMANGIILVLGGTNPGEPTVLNTILHSIGNAVGSLPSAVSAWFMYLFQSIFNFFVVSGSGQAALVMPLMAPLADIVGVTRQVAVLAYQLGDGFTNLIVPTSGCLMGVLGVAKLDWGKWAKWQIKFQGILFVLGSVFVIVAALIGFN, encoded by the coding sequence ATGTCAACAGAAGTAAAAAAAGAAAAAAAATCCAGAAGTTTTAGGACACCAGATACTTATGTAATTATTTTCTTTGTAGTTTTATTTGCTGCACTATTAACTTATTTAGTACCGCTTGGACAGTTTGATACTCAAGAAGTTACATTCCAAAAGGCAGATGGTTCAGAAGACACTAGAACCGTACCAATACCTGAAAGTTTTAGGATTGTAACCAATGAAAACGGTAACCCTGTTAAAGAAGGTGTCGGTTTATTTAAACCATTTGGTGGCGTAGGTGCATTGAACTATGCATTTGAAGGATTAGCAAGTGGAAGTAAATGGGGGACAGCAGTAGGTGTAGTAGCATTTATTCTAGTTATCGGTGGAGCCTTCGGTATTATTTTGAGGACTGGAGCAGTGGAAGCTGGAATTTTATCGATGATAAAGAAGACACAAGGTAAAGAATCACTAATAATTCCTATACTCTTCCTTTTATTCTCAGCTGGTGGAGCAATCTTTGGAATGGGCGAAGAGGCTATACCATTTGCAATGATTGTTGTACCTATAGTTATTGCAATGGGATATGATGCTATAACTGGTATTATGATTACTTATGTTGCCACACAAATTGGATTTGCAACTTCATGGCAAAACCCATTTGGTGTAGCTATAGCTCAAGGGGTTTCAGGAGTACCTGTAATGTCAGGTTTCTGGTTTAGATTTATCATGTGGATATTCTTTACTGTAGTTGGTATCACTTACACATGGATTTATGCTAAAAAGATTAAGAAAGACCTTACTAAATCAGTTTCTTATGAATCAGATGCATTTTATAGAGAGGACTTCAAAGGTAAAGAACATATTGATGTAAAATTTGAGTTAGGTCATGCATTAGTATTATTAACAATTTTACTTGGTGTAATTTGGGTAGTTTGGGGAGTAGTTAAACATGCATATTATATACCTTCTATAGCTAGTCAATTCTTTATCATGGGATTAGTTGCAGGTATAATAGGTGTTATATTTAAGTTAAATGATATGACTTTAAACGATATAGCTACATCATTTAGGGATGGAGCTAAGGACCTAGTAGGAGCTGCATTAGTAGTTGGTATGGCAAATGGTATTATATTAGTTCTTGGTGGTACAAATCCTGGTGAACCAACTGTATTAAACACTATACTTCATTCAATAGGTAATGCTGTTGGCTCATTACCATCTGCAGTATCAGCTTGGTTTATGTATTTATTCCAATCAATATTTAATTTCTTTGTAGTATCAGGTTCAGGTCAGGCTGCATTAGTTATGCCACTTATGGCACCACTTGCCGATATAGTTGGTGTAACTAGACAGGTTGCTGTATTAGCTTATCAATTAGGTGATGGATTTACTAACTTAATAGTTCCTACATCAGGCTGTTTGATGGGAGTATTAGGTGTTGCAAAGCTTGACTGGGGTAAATGGGCTAAATGGCAAATCAAATTTCAAGGTATTTTATTCGTATTAGGTTCAGTATTTGTAATTGTTGCAGCATTAATAGGATTTAATTAA
- the tyrS gene encoding tyrosine--tRNA ligase: MANVFDVLKERGFIEQATHEEETRELLGKEPVTFYIGFDPTADSLHLGHFIQIMVMMHMQRAGHKPIALIGGGTAMVGDPTGKTEMRKMLTQEQIDKNAEALKKQISKYIDITDDKGYVVNNAEWLRNLNYIEFLREIGKHFSVNRMLTAECFKTRMEKGLSFLEFNYMIMQSYDFLELYRKYNCRLELGGNDQWSNILGGVDLVRRLEQDSVYGLTFKLLTTSEGKKMGKTESGAIWMDPDKTSPYDLYQYLRNINDADVKNTLALLTFLPMEEVERLGSLEGAEINKAKEVLAYEFTKIVHGEEEAKKAQKAAKALFSKGTDADSIPFTEIEKDKFKDGVTLLDLLLEVGLTSSKSEGRRLAQQGGIYVNNERVKDYCAVIKLEDFEDDKLMLRKGKKKYHQIRLV; the protein is encoded by the coding sequence ATGGCTAATGTTTTTGATGTATTAAAGGAAAGAGGTTTTATTGAGCAAGCAACTCACGAAGAAGAAACTAGAGAATTATTAGGTAAAGAGCCTGTTACATTCTATATAGGATTTGACCCAACTGCAGACAGTTTACATTTAGGACATTTCATTCAAATTATGGTTATGATGCATATGCAAAGAGCAGGACACAAACCTATTGCTTTAATAGGTGGAGGAACTGCTATGGTAGGTGACCCTACTGGTAAGACAGAAATGCGTAAAATGTTAACTCAAGAGCAAATAGATAAAAACGCTGAAGCATTGAAAAAACAAATATCTAAATACATAGATATAACAGATGATAAAGGTTATGTAGTAAATAATGCTGAATGGCTAAGAAACCTAAACTATATTGAATTCTTAAGAGAAATCGGTAAACACTTCTCAGTAAACAGAATGCTTACAGCTGAATGCTTTAAAACACGTATGGAAAAGGGACTTTCGTTCCTAGAGTTCAACTACATGATTATGCAATCTTATGATTTCTTAGAATTATACAGAAAGTACAATTGTAGACTTGAATTAGGTGGAAATGACCAATGGTCTAACATCTTAGGTGGGGTAGATTTAGTTAGAAGACTTGAGCAGGACTCAGTATACGGACTAACATTTAAGCTTCTAACAACAAGCGAAGGTAAGAAAATGGGTAAAACTGAATCTGGAGCTATTTGGATGGACCCTGATAAAACTTCACCTTATGATTTATATCAATACCTAAGAAATATAAACGATGCTGATGTTAAAAATACTTTAGCTTTATTAACTTTCCTTCCTATGGAAGAGGTTGAAAGACTAGGTTCATTAGAAGGTGCAGAAATAAATAAAGCTAAAGAAGTATTAGCTTATGAATTTACAAAAATAGTTCATGGAGAAGAAGAGGCTAAAAAAGCTCAAAAAGCCGCTAAAGCACTATTCAGCAAAGGAACAGATGCTGACTCGATTCCATTTACTGAAATAGAAAAAGATAAATTTAAAGACGGAGTAACTCTATTAGACCTTTTATTAGAAGTGGGTCTTACTTCATCTAAGAGTGAAGGAAGACGTCTAGCGCAGCAAGGTGGAATATATGTTAATAATGAGAGAGTAAAAGACTACTGTGCAGTTATAAAATTAGAAGACTTTGAAGATGATAAGTTAATGTTAAGAAAGGGTAAAAAGAAATATCATCAAATTAGATTAGTATAA
- a CDS encoding DUF4003 family protein, with protein sequence MDKSLDDKVNLYLENYNKLHDNYKWKIQSQALMLIPLVYIIHEKELNIEKLNHISKYIKQKTSLFSPLHSYQRYPTSAMLISKYENPKEKVDKLIEYQNKMTNEGLKSGTYSSISALALMSNNENLKDIQQKIRKAKDIYKEMKSNHFFLTSQSDYPLAILLSKYDKPTSEIIEEIEYYYTELSDGPFKKGNTLQLLSHIMMLSDTENKNFMVKRCNEIYDKLKTQGIKIKRMHYPAIGMMAIIDSELDKEIEFIKNIADIINKQKRFKWTKDLNLLIAMLLVITDSINEVNQDINVIETGLNTSIESLIQAQNAALIASITSTSVVVN encoded by the coding sequence ATGGATAAATCCTTAGATGATAAGGTAAACTTGTATCTGGAAAATTATAATAAGCTACATGATAATTACAAATGGAAAATTCAAAGCCAAGCATTAATGCTTATACCGTTAGTTTATATTATACACGAAAAAGAACTAAATATTGAAAAATTAAACCACATAAGTAAATATATAAAGCAAAAAACCAGTTTATTTTCCCCGCTTCATTCATATCAGCGATACCCTACTTCTGCTATGTTAATATCTAAATATGAAAATCCTAAAGAAAAAGTTGATAAATTAATTGAATATCAAAACAAAATGACTAATGAAGGCTTAAAGAGTGGTACTTATTCGTCAATTTCAGCTTTAGCTCTTATGTCTAACAATGAAAACCTTAAAGATATTCAACAAAAAATTAGAAAGGCTAAAGATATTTATAAAGAAATGAAAAGTAATCATTTCTTTTTAACTTCACAAAGTGATTATCCTTTAGCAATTTTACTCTCTAAATATGATAAGCCAACTAGTGAAATAATTGAAGAAATTGAATATTACTACACCGAGTTATCTGACGGTCCATTTAAAAAAGGAAACACTCTACAATTGCTTTCGCACATAATGATGTTATCTGATACTGAAAACAAAAACTTCATGGTTAAAAGATGTAATGAAATATATGATAAGCTTAAAACTCAAGGCATAAAAATAAAACGAATGCATTATCCTGCGATAGGTATGATGGCAATAATAGACTCAGAATTAGATAAAGAAATAGAATTTATAAAAAATATTGCTGATATTATTAATAAACAAAAAAGATTCAAATGGACCAAAGATTTAAACTTATTAATAGCAATGCTATTAGTAATAACCGATTCTATTAATGAAGTTAACCAAGATATTAACGTAATAGAAACTGGATTAAATACTTCTATCGAATCCTTAATACAAGCTCAAAATGCAGCTTTAATTGCAAGTATAACTTCTACATCTGTAGTTGTTAACTAA
- a CDS encoding cupin domain-containing protein → MIVSHKSKVEGIKIENPEVKDAMMKVLISPKEGWEGNVMRLFQLGEGGHTPRHTHPWPHINYIVSGKGTLHLDGKDYDLEPGCFAYVPAGKIHQFMNKGKEKFEFICIVPEEGHK, encoded by the coding sequence ATGATAGTTTCACATAAGTCAAAGGTTGAAGGAATAAAAATTGAAAACCCAGAAGTAAAGGATGCAATGATGAAGGTATTAATATCACCAAAAGAAGGCTGGGAAGGTAATGTAATGCGTTTATTTCAGTTAGGTGAAGGTGGACATACACCTAGACATACTCACCCATGGCCACATATTAATTATATTGTTAGTGGAAAAGGAACTTTACATCTTGATGGTAAAGATTATGATTTAGAACCAGGTTGCTTTGCATACGTACCAGCAGGAAAAATACATCAATTCATGAATAAGGGTAAAGAAAAATTTGAGTTTATATGTATAGTTCCAGAGGAAGGTCATAAATAA
- a CDS encoding GAF domain-containing protein: MRGVQQIKKIQTDDKKKFYNYLNLKLTGLICEESDWLANLSNASALLWLLLEDINWAGFYLYKNGELVLGPFQGKPACTHIQIGKGVCGTAAKELKTQVVEDVNKFEGHIACDSASKSEIVIPIVKNEKLVGVLDIDSPILNRFDKEDALYLEKFVDTLNKYMDWSKVI; this comes from the coding sequence ATGAGGGGAGTGCAACAAATAAAAAAGATACAAACAGATGACAAGAAAAAGTTTTATAATTATTTAAACTTGAAATTAACAGGTTTGATTTGTGAAGAATCTGACTGGTTAGCAAATCTCTCAAATGCTTCAGCTCTTTTATGGCTGCTATTAGAAGATATTAACTGGGCTGGATTTTATCTTTACAAAAACGGAGAGCTTGTATTAGGTCCATTTCAAGGGAAACCAGCGTGTACACATATTCAAATAGGTAAAGGAGTTTGTGGTACTGCTGCTAAAGAGTTAAAGACACAAGTTGTTGAGGATGTAAATAAGTTTGAAGGTCATATAGCTTGTGATTCTGCTTCAAAATCTGAAATTGTTATACCAATAGTGAAAAATGAAAAATTAGTAGGGGTATTGGATATAGATAGTCCTATATTAAATAGATTTGATAAAGAGGATGCTTTATATCTTGAAAAGTTTGTAGATACTTTAAATAAATATATGGATTGGAGTAAGGTAATTTAA